In the Pseudoalteromonas tunicata genome, one interval contains:
- the lepB gene encoding signal peptidase I has protein sequence MINKKSSLRAWFKANLGFVVFVVVLCISRSSVADWYVVPTGSMKPTIVEGDRIFVNKMAYQLELPFTDIPIVKIANPERGDIVIINSIAADTRLVKRVIGLPGDKIAMMNNQLVINGKVIHYLQSADPALAIEQLPTKAHALQWVGQNTSMDHFSTITVPEGQYLVLGDNRNNSADSRVYGFVPKAQIQGKALNVIVSLDADNYYLPRAERLLHQLI, from the coding sequence ATGATAAATAAGAAATCTAGTTTGCGAGCCTGGTTTAAAGCTAATCTTGGTTTTGTGGTTTTTGTGGTGGTGTTATGTATATCGCGCAGCAGTGTGGCCGATTGGTATGTAGTGCCGACAGGCTCAATGAAACCGACCATAGTTGAAGGTGACCGGATTTTTGTAAATAAAATGGCCTATCAACTTGAATTACCTTTCACTGATATTCCAATTGTAAAAATAGCAAATCCTGAACGTGGCGATATTGTGATCATTAATTCGATTGCCGCCGATACCAGACTGGTAAAGCGAGTGATTGGTTTACCAGGTGACAAAATTGCGATGATGAATAATCAACTGGTGATCAACGGCAAAGTCATCCATTATCTGCAAAGCGCGGATCCTGCTTTGGCAATTGAACAACTACCAACAAAAGCTCATGCGCTGCAATGGGTTGGACAAAACACTTCGATGGATCATTTTTCGACCATTACAGTGCCAGAAGGTCAATATTTAGTGCTTGGTGATAATCGAAATAACAGTGCAGACTCGCGGGTCTATGGTTTTGTTCCTAAAGCGCAAATTCAAGGTAAAGCACTTAACGTTATTGTATCGTTAGATGCTGATAATTATTATTTACCGCGTGCAGAGCGCTTGCTGCATCAGTTGATTTAA
- a CDS encoding DUF5329 family protein, which translates to MSLGIVSLLFYSQVSLAAVQDEINHLLGFVASTHCQYERNGEYHLGPKALAHIEKKYAYYKKEIKTAEDFIALSATKSSMSGREYLVHCPNQTVIPSKTWLLMELKAFRSLKAAQ; encoded by the coding sequence ATGAGCTTGGGAATAGTCAGTTTACTGTTTTATAGCCAAGTTTCATTGGCAGCTGTGCAAGACGAAATTAATCATTTATTGGGTTTTGTTGCAAGTACCCATTGCCAATATGAACGCAATGGGGAATATCATTTGGGGCCAAAAGCGCTTGCCCACATCGAAAAAAAATATGCCTATTATAAAAAAGAGATAAAAACCGCAGAGGATTTTATTGCCCTAAGTGCAACCAAAAGTAGCATGTCGGGTCGGGAGTACTTAGTGCATTGCCCAAATCAAACTGTTATTCCAAGCAAAACCTGGCTTTTAATGGAGCTTAAGGCTTTTCGTTCTCTTAAGGCTGCGCAGTAA